TAACTGTTCGCTTATATCTATCTCAGATTGTTTAGCAATTGCAGATTCAACTTCATTTGTCAATATTTCAGTTAAACTATCCTTACACAAACTTAGAGCTTTTAATTTATCAACTTGAGACATTAAATTCTGAAATTCAACTGTTATTTCTTCATTAGGTTTATTTTCATTAtccttttttattaaatcaAAAATTTCTTCATAAACAACattatatttgttttctttcaaCCATTGCTCTATTAGCTCTGATATATCTTGATACTTTTTATATAATATCAAACCTCTTAACTGACAAGTCCTTCCTAATGTATTATTcataatttttccataaaaagCTAATGTTTTTCCTACTAAATCACGTGGATCTTGAAGATCAAAATGATCATCAAAGTAAAAATTCTTAAGGTATGCCACACGCACTTTAATTTCTTCTTTGGTATCATCGACCACAATTTGTGGCTTTAACCAATCATTaggattttccaaatatttatggCAAGAGTATACACATAATGTATTAATTATTCCATTTTCAGAATATTCTTGTAGCATAGGTAAAACAGCAATTTTTGCTGCGTTAGCataatcttttctttttatgtatGTGTCCATAAGTAAATTATAACATAAATCGTCCGGAAAAATACCATAGTGCAATCTGTCATGTAACACGTTTATGAGGTCTTCGGTACAGTCGTTATCTAACAAATACCTTATTACAGCATGGTGTGTTGATTCTAAAGTGTTTGTTGTTTCAGTAGATAACcttaaattatgaattaaatCCAAGAGTTCCTCTGTCTGAGATTTCATCACTATAGTATTTGCGAATATGTCAATGTCGACTGCACTTATTTTCTCGTTAATCATTTGTTTATGTTCTAAAGTTATGAATAAATTTTGTGGTTGAATTTCTTTAAGTAGTGATGTCTCAAGTCGAGCTTTCCATGCTTTCTCACATCGATATGCTTCAGAAAGAAACGATCGCTTCTGCATCAACACTTTATAAATTCCACGTTTGAATGGTTTAAACATTTTCGATTGTATTCTCTGTCAGTGATTCATAACTTTATAGCTTGCTCGTG
The sequence above is drawn from the Ptiloglossa arizonensis isolate GNS036 chromosome 1, iyPtiAriz1_principal, whole genome shotgun sequence genome and encodes:
- the LOC143149538 gene encoding uncharacterized protein LOC143149538; its protein translation is MFKPFKRGIYKVLMQKRSFLSEAYRCEKAWKARLETSLLKEIQPQNLFITLEHKQMINEKISAVDIDIFANTIVMKSQTEELLDLIHNLRLSTETTNTLESTHHAVIRYLLDNDCTEDLINVLHDRLHYGIFPDDLCYNLLMDTYIKRKDYANAAKIAVLPMLQEYSENGIINTLCVYSCHKYLENPNDWLKPQIVVDDTKEEIKVRVAYLKNFYFDDHFDLQDPRDLVGKTLAFYGKIMNNTLGRTCQLRGLILYKKYQDISELIEQWLKENKYNVVYEEIFDLIKKDNENKPNEEITVEFQNLMSQVDKLKALSLCKDSLTEILTNEVESAIAKQSEIDISEQLKKYIEWEKEREIALDKQLKEIDRQKRIQNIKNMKEDLEKQELLLTFFDNEETIELQIEDIEEKEALEMKRLHAIHHSARKLKKLEEEEVYIPPTITK